The segment CCAATGCATGTGCAAGTTCTTTGATTGTTGTGATATTCAAGTTACTTGGAAAACACTGCCTGAAATAAGCCATTATTCGTAAATCCCGTAAAAGGCCTGCATCTTTTTGTACTAAGACCCTGGAAAACATAATGGAGAAGAGCTGTAAGAAATAACAATTAAATCTTTCATAAAATTCCATTTCTTCTGGTTCTAGCTAATTAAAATATATGCTGCTTATGAAATTAACTTTCACTCAATACCAAATTCTGAAATGACTTTAATcagaaaaaagattaaaattggGATTGAGAAGCAACAATCCCTAGATACAAGCTTCAATAAAATTTTCTGGCTTTATCGCAAAACCAGATTAAACTCATTAAGAATATATTCTTCAAGCAGCTAATAAGTAGCTACAGTTCCTTACCAAAATGTAGGAGATGGTAAATTGATTAATTGCTTGTCTTTTAAATTAATGCCCTCAGTATAAGTTGCTTCTTGATGTAGGTGATCATTTTTCCcaatattaataaattagaaCTCTAGAAATGGACAAATAGAATTTGACATTCAACTAAGAGATTGTCAAGTAAAGAGAAGAAATGCCAAAATATCTGAAGCAGTTCATGTTCACCACCTATAGTGATCTAGAATTCTATgcagtaaaaataaaaaggaaaatcatcaAAGACTATAAAAAGGGAGGAAAACTGCTTTCATAATTATATAGTTTCAGAgcaaaaaaggagaaagataaGAACTTACGATCTCTTAAAAGAGTCCTGACGAGCTGAACTGACCTCAATTAGATTCACTGACTCTTTATGATCCCCATCCAACCAGAATGCTCCATATGGAAGATTCTTACCCTCAGCAGAAATGTTTATCTTAACTACATGGGTAGGAGCAATATATTTTAACACATCCACCAGTATGTCATAACCAATACCTGGGCAAGAGGAACAATGGAGcataaaattgaatcaaatgaCACTCACACAAAGACAGTAGTTTCCAGCAAAGAACtaatataagtttgaagtaaACTAGCCCATATTATATGGTAGAAAAGGGAAATAGAAAAAGTAGGCTCACCTTTTACCCATCCAGGTGTATTAACAACAAGAGGCAACTCTGTTTTAACAGGCTTTTTGCTGCCCTTGAGCATGCAGTACTCCCTTCGATAGTAATCATACAGTGCAAATATATAATTCAAGTACGCTGTTGGGTCCCTTTTCGAAGAAATGTCACCAAAAAAATAGCATCTAAGAGAAGCAAAGATTGAACTGTCAGAGATCACATTAGATACAACTATACAAGAGTCCACCTTTTGTAGACAGAGCATGTAATAGGTCACAAGCAACATTTAGAGATCACAATACACGTATCTATATTTGATGTGGCTGCATCCCATGTCATATTCAGCGGAACACATCTTTCTGAGTTAAGATTCATTACTAAAACTTTGAAGGAAAATTCCATCTGTGCATCTGAAGTTCAGACTAAaacctaatttaaaaataaaaaataaaaatcatacaCATCAAAAGTGGTGATTCTATAATTCCTAAAATCACCTTCAATTAAAAACcacattctaaaaaaattaccatATCCCAGCAAGCTAAAGTAAAATCTTCTTGCCTGGCAAGCTAAAGTAAAATCTTTATGCCTGGCAAGTTCTTCCAATTATTCATCCCATATCATCTTCTTGCACTGGAACCATGGTTTTGCATCCAGCAGTGATGGATTCATTTGATAAAAATCCCCATAGACCAACAGACTATAACAAGCTAGCAATTGTAGGAAATATAAATCACAATCCACTGAATAACCATATTTTATTGCTGTAAATTTGCTATAACATTAGACTACTTCAACCagaaattttcaaacttatcaTCATCCATTCTCTGCTAGAACGGTTCCTTAGTTCACATGAGCCCCTCATCCAGAATGGTTCATTAAACCACgtgattccctttttcccacTCTGAAAAGCCTTGAAATCCATTTTATCCCACTCCTCATCAGTCATCACAGAGTGTCCATTTAGTATTGATAATGTTGAAGCAAACAATGTTTTCCATTTAGATACATTTTTAAGATCAAACTGTAAGTCTTGTAATATAACAAAGTTCATGAAGTCAGTCCCCTAAAGtaatttccaatcaaaaaatgcatttttcgtttctgataagaaaaaaaaatacaatttcacaaattcttcaaatataGAGTAGAATCCATAACTAGCAATATCAGAGTTTAGGATTGCATACCTCTCTGGCGTCTTGAGGCATGGGATTGTCAAATCTAATAATTAAAGAATTATTAGAAAACAGAACAAAGAAAACCAAGCCACTGTAAAGAGAAACTCaggaaattttttaattgaagcaGTATGTTGACCAGATTGTTGAGAAGGTTGAATCATAAATGAGTACCTGGAGTAAGTTGGTCAATTACAGTGAGGGATAGAAATCCAGGAGGAGTAAACTCAGTCTGGCCAACATCTGTATCCAAATAAGCTACTTTTTGATATCTGCAaaccaaagagaaaaagagatttTAAAGGGTCTAGTCTATGAAAACATGTTGCTATCACACACAAAATCAGAACCAAACCAGAAACATTATCCATAAAATACATGTAAAAACAAACCAAATCACCCACTGATTTATCCCTTTGATCTATGGACAGGCTCagataaaaaagtgattttataTTATTCCAACAGGCCAATAGAGGAAATTAAGGGAATATTAAATGTACAAACATCACTGCATATGCAAAACAAATTCAAGTCCAATTACAGAATAGCCACATgtaaaattacatataaagaTCAAATTTTGTGCTGTCACATATATTTTTGCATTAGTTTAAACCCACCAcccacctaaaaaaaaaaaaatacaaacaaacaaacaaatcaatGCTCCATTTGCTTATCaagaaaaagtagaaacaaaataaagcaaaactttgagCATCATTTATCTGAAAAAGGTTCAGGGTTGGATATCTTATAATTTGGGATCCGAGGAAACAAGAATCTCCAATAAACCAAGTTTGGTACAACTATTTGCTCAATTGAGgtgatattttctttctcttttggaggtaaaaaaaattaaacttcatTCTGCGATAAAGCGTGTTGCCATACATAAGCACATTTCCATGTAATAGCATAAGCCTAGTTAATCATTCGGGTCCATAAAGACACAACTGATGAATCTTCAAATTCAATACATTCCCATTCAATAATGGCAAATATCTTACATATAAAGACCAAATTTAAGTGTATTTACAgtttattcataaaaatttacaaaaaccCAACTCTCATTGGACACAAGAAAGAACATTTAGAAAGAAACAATTCGTCAAACATCATCCAGGCATACAAATTTCAGAAGCAAATTCCTATAGTTCATACTAACATACAGAATTTGATACCTACTTGTGtaatttcttcatttgaatATGTACTTACTCAATTTTCATacaactttaattaaaaaaaaaaaacccatcttCCCATCAACACTACTGTTAAACACCAAAGAAATACAACGGCgtttcagaaaatttgaggtATAAAAGAAGAGACTTTGCATCAGACCTCTGAAGGAGAATATTGAGAAGGTGGCGAGAAAAGGTGGTCTTGCCACAGTTCTTGGCGCCGCAGACGAGAGCAACAGGAGGCGGCGAAGTGACTGAATCGTAAGCTATGGTTTCGGCAGCTTCGGACCATTCCTCTGGTATGTATATGTCGGGCGATGGAGCTTCGGCTTCAGAAAAAGCAGCCATCTCTCTTCTCCAACCCTCTACCCTATCACACTATATTTAATAAGCAGGAACAAATGGGATTGCAAGGCACATAGAAAGCGTGAAGGAAAGATTCGAAAAATGCAGTCTTGGCATATGGAAAGAGGGAATCGGACAACGCAAACGTGCCCACACTCTCCTCAGACCTTTCGCTTACGGCAAGAAACGGCGCCGTTTAGGGTTTCATTGCTCCTTTACCCTGAGTGTCCTTAGCTAAGATTCCCACCCAAGAAGGtttaacttttctaattaaaaataataataataataataataaaattaccaTCTACTTATAagataattgtttaaaatgtgAAAGGATCGTCATGCCTTTTTGGAGTTGGAGTGGATAATGAGATACGACAataaatttatagaaatttaagttatttaattttatagagaATTAGATAAATTATGAAGTAAAAATAGTGGTTATATGCTAttgtgaatttaatttaaattgatttcttatctaaattaaatgattttattttgttattttttattgattaataatttatataaaagaaatagatcaaaattttccctgaaaacaaaaggaaaaaaatagatgaaaatagaaTCTATTTTAactatattcaatttttttcttgttgacaattttatgaatttataataAACTTATTTTGCATTCAAATTGCACAAAATTGAGAtagtataattgtttttaaaataagacttataaaaaaattaaaataaattttattttattttatatgataaagtGAGTTTAAGTATCATAACAAAGTTAAATGTGGaaaaaagaataggaaaaatatgacatctttcattaaaatagaagttaaaaaagaaaaaatcacttttttttgttaagaCAAAATTGACTAAACAAAGCCCTTtacaaaatcataaaaagatTGCATACATAAAACTAAACACCATcttaacttttgaaaatattattaaagtataaaacaattattaaatacctaaataaaaattattatctagataaattaaatttatctttaactatataatattaaatttattattaatacaGGTGGAAAATAATGTTTTTGGGTTATCTTTTCAAATGtccaaaaatattgatttattgtttCACGCATCGATTTTCTCGTGCTAAGTCATGAATGGAATTATGAAATAAGAAACCATTCTTTTTCATATTACAAGAGTCTTCATCTTTGTTTTCACGAATAAAATAGGAAAGATTCAAGAAATGACTTTATTCCATGAAGTAtcctatatatattattttattttctcaaaaatagagaaataaaaaaatatattcattctAATCTTTTCTAAGAAATATGTAATCTAAGAGAGAGtgtgtattttatttatttataatagtgATAATTTTTGGATAGTTTTAAAACTCTCAAAATGTCTCCAAACCAACTCTAATAAATACCAATTAATTGAAGCAAATatataagtaataaaaaaaatattattttagttattaatttaaattaaaaagaataatggtCCTTCATAGAATAATTCACACAAGAGCCTATTAGACGTGTTAGTTAAGGATATGAAAACGTAAGAGATAAAAATGCAAAAAGTTATCTAAAAGATCATGAGTCATAACTTCCTTTGATGACTTCTCAGTGGATAAGATTTGTTAAGAAGTACGTAGAAGATAACATCTATACCCATGGAtgaaaatatctatatatatattggtaacTCGATTTTACAGATTTATCAGGatatattgataaatattttgacacaaaatatggtaaaacaaaaattaattaaaactcatgaaactattgagaaaaactttaaaaataatataataaacaataataaatgttttaaattatatatatatatatatatatatatatatatatatatatatatgatatcatttatcatatttgataataatactATGTGtggatataaaatatgaattttataattatatatttattattaaattacataaaatgttattcaataataatattgtaacATTTGATTATAATacgtctaattttaaaatatatttaatattaaaattatgattcatttaatttattgaataatataaaataaatgatgatataacAAATTGACTCAAAAAAATTCTCATCTCATTATAACAAAATACAAGAAGAAATTGTTCAAAGTATTGTACAAGATATGTGGTGACATATGTTGTTATCTTGCATAAAAATCCTCAACTTGAGATGGCAGGCATCTTGAAGCGGCACAAGGGACACATCTGACTCCTCTCCAACCATTCTATAATGCAATCTTCGTGATAAACATGCGAACATGGCATCCGACTAACTTTCGATTCCGTTGCGAACTCTTCTAGGCATATTATACACTTGTCTGTGGAATGTACATCCTCAAACTTGATCTTCTCAAGTGCCTCAATGGAAGCTCTAGTCGCAGGCACAGACAAGTCGATCACATCATTCAATGAAGACCTCATAACCTCAGCCATAATCTCATCTaattcatcttcatcttcttcctcttcttcctcttcttcctcttcctcgcCCATAAACCAGAGATCAATGTCCACCACCATAGGAATTATGCGACGACCAATGTTGGTGGTTTCATTCGCCAACAAAACAGCACCTGAGCGTATCTCTTGCACGAATGATGCATGCAAGATTGAAGGGATACCCATAAGAAAAAGCAGGAGAGATACATGTTCGAATGCAAGACTTTGGCTTCTTAATAACTGATCACGCCTAACCACAAACAACCTCCTTCTCATAGGACCGATCGTGTTCACATCACGTAGTCTTATAGGACTATCATCTTCCAGCCAGTAGTTTAAGACCGCATCTCTAACATGAAATTCCATGAAGAACACATCCCACAGCAGCCCTTCATCATCCGCACCATCGGCAACAAGATCAGGCTGCCGCCGAATACTACATCCAGGACCAACC is part of the Vitis riparia cultivar Riparia Gloire de Montpellier isolate 1030 chromosome 17, EGFV_Vit.rip_1.0, whole genome shotgun sequence genome and harbors:
- the LOC117934422 gene encoding polynucleotide 5'-hydroxyl-kinase NOL9-like is translated as MAAFSEAEAPSPDIYIPEEWSEAAETIAYDSVTSPPPVALVCGAKNCGKTTFSRHLLNILLQRYQKVAYLDTDVGQTEFTPPGFLSLTVIDQLTPDLTIPCLKTPERCYFFGDISSKRDPTAYLNYIFALYDYYRREYCMLKGSKKPVKTELPLVVNTPGWVKGIGYDILVDVLKYIAPTHVVKINISAEGKNLPYGAFWLDGDHKESVNLIEVSSARQDSFKRSVLVQKDAGLLRDLRIMAYFRQCFPSNLNITTIKELAHALASHPPYEIPISSIKIKHLHCQVPSTEILYSLNATIVGLAVSSEDSENLSPCIGLGIVRGIDTFKRLLYVLTPVPQSTLEKVDLLLQGFVQIPTCLLQVQGCVSPYMSTNVLPTG
- the LOC117904122 gene encoding probable E3 ubiquitin-protein ligase ZFP1 translates to MAILVGPGCSIRRQPDLVADGADDEGLLWDVFFMEFHVRDAVLNYWLEDDSPIRLRDVNTIGPMRRRLFVVRRDQLLRSQSLAFEHVSLLLFLMGIPSILHASFVQEIRSGAVLLANETTNIGRRIIPMVVDIDLWFMGEEEEEEEEEEEDEDELDEIMAEVMRSSLNDVIDLSVPATRASIEALEKIKFEDVHSTDKCIICLEEFATESKVSRMPCSHVYHEDCIIEWLERSQMCPLCRFKMPAISS